The DNA segment GCATCAGTCCATGGGGCGGAGATGCCTTCAATCTTGGCGCTACCAGACTCCGTCAACCTCAAGCCAACATTGTCCCAGTTGTAGTGGAACTGAATACCAGCTTGGGCAGTAGGAACGATGGCAAAAATGTGCTCTTCAGGTCTGTCATGAATGGCACCCTCGAGGACGATAAGATCAGAGACAGCGGCGCCAGTGGTGAAGTTCTTGAAGCCGTTGTAGATGATGTTGGAGTCATCGTATGTGATCTTGAGGTCATTGTCTCTTGGGTTGACAGCGCCGCCGACGTAGTAGTTGTTTTCAATGATGAGCTTCTGGAACCGTTCGGCCTGCTCATCATTGCCGACCACGTGGGCTGTTCGTGACCACAAGAGGTGGTATCCAAGCAACATTCCAATGGAGCTACATCATGTGTTAGGCTTCAAACGCTTGCCATGGGGAAGTTAAGAGGAAACATACCCGTCGCCTTTGGCAACTTCTCTGATGACCTTATAGCCGACACTCCATGgttgctcaccaccaccgtacTTTTTTGGGCCGAGAACCTTCAAAAGCCCAGAGTGCTTGAGAAGAGCAACCTCGGCTTTTGGGGATTTGTTGGCTTTCTcgcgagcagcagcatcaaccgACAAAACACCCGCAACTTCACGAGCACGCTCAAGCCAGCCTTGAGCATCAGTGGGATAGGTCGCCCATTTCGACTCGTACTCGGCGTAGACTGCTGGGTCAGTGGCGGAAGGAGCCTGGCTGATGACTGGAACCACTGGAGTGGCCATTGTGGTGTGCTTTTTTTGTGAGGGACACGGTGTAGGGGTATCAAAAGGCTTGAAAATAATGGTGGGAATGGCAGAAAGAGCCTGTTGACGGTAGACTGAAGAGTTACATGTTGAGAATGTGAGTAGTATGCCCTCTTCTTATACTAAGGCTCATAACCTTGcacatcaacgccatcatGCCCTTCGGGTAtccctctgctgctgccatggcGACCACATCGATCGTGCTTCCCATCTCGTCACGAAAACTCCCGATTGGTATTGCGACTAAAGCCTCCAGAATTCCGTGAGTCGCTTTTCTGGTAAGGATACG comes from the Podospora pseudocomata strain CBS 415.72m chromosome 5, whole genome shotgun sequence genome and includes:
- a CDS encoding hypothetical protein (EggNog:ENOG503NYD5; COG:S); translation: MATPVVPVISQAPSATDPAVYAEYESKWATYPTDAQGWLERAREVAGVLSVDAAAREKANKSPKAEVALLKHSGLLKVLGPKKYGGGEQPWSVGYKVIREVAKGDGSIGMLLGYHLLWSRTAHVVGNDEQAERFQKLIIENNYYVGGAVNPRDNDLKITYDDSNIIYNGFKNFTTGAAVSDLIVLEGAIHDRPEEHIFAIVPTAQAGIQFHYNWDNVGLRLTESGSAKIEGISAPWTDALGWDVATKKPDPAVLGISFPALLLPTIQLVFSNFYLGIALGALDFAKKYTTTSTRAWPYGGDNKEKATDEFYILSTYGNFFAHLRAAEALANQAGAEADRIYGTYQNNRAAFPIEERGEWAELVASVKVVTTDVGLRVTAGVFEVTGSRATASKVGLDRFWRDIRTHTLHDPVAYKNRELGRYFLLREHPEPTWYT